DNA from Longimicrobium sp.:
CGCGCATGCGGACGAAAGGGCGGTGCGCCGCCAGGTCCACGCGGTCCGGGCGGCACAGCTCGCTCCACCCCTCCGCCGTCTCGCCGGATGCGGTTCGCGCTGCGGAGAGCATGCGCAGGTAGAAGGGGCCAGCGTCCATCACGCGTGTGTGCACCACTTCGAGCCAGGTGCGATCCGCTGCGCGCAGGATGATGCGCTCGGGGCGCGACAGGCCGCGAAAGGTGCGCCGCTCGCGCCCAAGCTCCACCTGCAGCTCGGTTCGCGTCATCCGCCCATCCAGGCCGATCTCGACGCCAAAGTGGATCGGGCGGCCGCCACCCTTCGGCCAGGTGAGATAATAGACCAGCTCACGATCGGCGAGCGGCACGCGCCCCCACATCCAGCGGTCGATCCCCAGGTCGTGGAGCGGAAAACGGCCGGCGTTACGGTCGTGGTACGCGCGCCCATCAACCCGCGCAAAGGGGCGCCCGTCCAGTTCCAGGCGCAGGGTGCCGGTAGCGGGGCCGGTCAGCGGCGTCCACAGGTGCGGCGCGGCCGAATCGGAGGTCGAATCCGGGAGGCGGGCGGTGCCCTCGACGTGAAGCGTGCCGGTCACGCGAGCACCGGTTCCGGGAAGTTCGCAATCGAGCGCGGCACCCAGTGTGCAACGGCCACCGTCCGCACTGCGCCAAAAGGTGCTGCGGCCGATACGCTGCTGATCCGTAAATGCGCGCGTGGGTCGCGCCTCCGCGGGGTACTCCTGCAGGAGGTAGAATACGGGCGCACCGCGGCGATATACGGCCAGGTTCAGCGAGGGACGCTGAAACGGAAGCTGCGGGACGCCGCGCCGCGCCGCGTCCGCGTAGCCGGGGAGGAAGGGGAGGCCGTACGACCAGATCAGCACGGCCCCGTCGCCGCCGGGCGCGACGAGGTCCGCGTACCACCAGGCGAACCCCCCAGGGGCGCTCAGTAGATCCGGTGATACCGCGGCGTTCGTACTCCCGATGTCGATCAACGGCTCGCTCGCTCCTCTTGGCGTGTGACGCTCGCGCTGATACGTTGTACACCACGTACAAGCTTTGTGCAACCTTCTACCCCGCCAGACATGACGATGCTGGATGCGCTCGTCGTTGGGAAGGGCCCGGCCGCGCTGGCGTGCGCGGCGGCCCTGGCGGAGCGTGGGATCGACACGGGGCTGCTGGGTCCCGCGGGCGAGGTGCACTGGCCCGCGAAGTACGGCGTGTGGGCGGACGAGATGGAAGCCGCCGCGATCCCGCCGCTCTTCGACCACGTCTGGACGTGCGCGGTGGTGCACTCCGGGCGCCCGCACCGGCTGGAGCGCGGCTATGCGCGGGTGGACAACGCGCGCATGGCCGCCTGGCTGGCGGGGCGCTGCGAGCGCGCGGGCGTGCGGGCCATCGACGGCTCGGCCGCGGGCATCGGCGCGCGGAGCTCGGCGACGGCGGTCCGGCTCCGCGAGGGAGGGACGGTGGAGGCGCGGATCGTCGTGGATGCCACCGGCCACCGGCCCGCGCTCCTTCCGCGCCAGGAGCGACCCGCGCAGGCGTACCAGACGGCCGTCGGATTCACATTAGAGGCCGACGCGCACCCCTTCGCATCGGACGAAGCGGTGCTGATGGACTGGCGCGACGGCCATCTGCCTGCCGAGGAGCGGGGCGGCTTCCCCACCTTTCTGTACGCCTTCCCGCTCGGCGACGGACGCATCTTCGTGGAGGAGACAGCGCTGGCGGCTCGCCCCGCGCTCCCGCTGGCGCTGCTGGAAGCGCGCCTCTGGCGCCGGCTGGAGGGGTCGGGCGTGCGCGTGCGGCGCGTGGTGGATCGCGAGGAGGTGTGGATCCCGATGGGCGGCGCCCTGCCCAACCGGCACGCGAGGGTGGTGGGCTTCGGCGCGGCGGGCGGCTTCGTGCACCCGGCGACGGGCTACTCGCTCGCCCGCTCCTTCGCCGCCGCACCGGTGCTGGCGGATGCGGTCGCAGGCGCGCTTGGCACGTCCGGCGCCACTCCGGAGACCGCGACGGCGGCGGCGTGGGACGCGATCTGGCCCGCGGACCGGCGGCGGCGCTTCGCCCTTTTCCGCTTCGGAATGGAGCAGCTCGTGAGGATGAACGGCACCGCGGCGCGCGAGTTCTTTGACACCTTTTTCGCGCTTCCCGACGCGGACTGGCGCGGCTACCTGGGCGACACGCTGACGGCGCGCGAGGTGAGCGGGGTGATGGCGCGCCTCTTCACGCACGCCACCGGCGGTACGCGGCGTCGCCTCGCGCTCGGCACGCTGGGCCCCGGCGGGCGCGAGCTGGCCGCGTCGCTCCTGCAGAGCGCGGTGAGGGCGGGATGATGCACCGGAAAACGACAGGAGCCGCATGAGCGCCCGCGCCATACTGGAGCGCCCCGCGCGCCGCCCCCGCCCCCTCCCGCTGAGCCGCGCGCTCAGCTCGGACGATGGGCTGATGGAGGTGGAGCAGATGATGCTCGAGCTGGCCGGCGATCCGCGAACGGACCTCGCGGCGCTCATGGTGAGCGAGCACCTGGCGACAGGGGGCAAACGGCTGCGCGCGCGGCTGGCGCTTGCGGCGCTGGAGGTGCTCGGCGGGGAGCGCGGCCGGGGCGCGGGATGGGCCGCCGCGTGCGAGCTCCTGCACAACGCCACCCTCATCCACGACGATCTGCAGGACGGCGACACCACGCGCCGCGGCCGCCCCACTACCTGGCAGCGCTTCGGCGCGGCGCAGGCGGTGAACGCGGGCGACCTCCTCCTGATGCTCCCGTTCCTGGCGGTGGAGCGCATCCCGGCCCCGGCCGAGCACCGCCTCGCGCTGTCCACGGCCGTCGCGCGCCACGCCACTGTCACCGCGCGCGGCCAGACGGCGGAGATCGCCCTCGCCACCGCCATCGACATCGGCTGGGATGCGTACCGGGCCGCCGTCGAGGGAAAGACCGGCGCCCTTTTCCAGCTCCCGGTGGAGGGCGCCGCGATCCTTGCCGGCCACACGCCGGACGAGGCGCGCGCGCTGGCAGGCGGATTCCGCGGCCTCGGCGTCCTCTTCCAGCTCCAGGACGACGTGCTGGACCTGTACGGCGAAAAGGGCCGCGGCGCCCCCGGCAGCGACCTGCGCGAGGGAAAGGTGAGCGCGCTCGTCGTGGAGCACGTCGCGCTGCACCCCGGCGACGCGCCCTGGCTGCGCACCCTCCTCGCCCTTCCGCGCGACCTCACCCCCGACGACGACGTGCGCCGCGCCACCGACCGCTTCCGCACGGCGGGCGCCCTGCGCGCGGTGCTGGGCCGAATTCGCCACGAGGCGCTCGCCGTCGTCTCCGCGCCTGGCCTCAAGCGAGCGCCCGCGCTCCGCGACCTCGCCTGGGAACTCGCGCGCGTCGCCCTGGAGCCCATCGCCCACCTGGATGCATCGGATGGACTGAAGCCGGTCGCGTCGAGGGAAGCATGACGCGCCCTACGGCAAACGACAGGGCTCACGCGGAGACGCGGAGACGCAGAGAGAGCTTCTCTGTGCCTCCGTGTGTCCGTGCCAGCAATGCAGCTCCCCGCGCCTCCGCGTCTCCGCGTGAGACCCGCTGTTCAGGGAAGTACGCATGAG
Protein-coding regions in this window:
- a CDS encoding lycopene cyclase family protein, with the translated sequence MTMLDALVVGKGPAALACAAALAERGIDTGLLGPAGEVHWPAKYGVWADEMEAAAIPPLFDHVWTCAVVHSGRPHRLERGYARVDNARMAAWLAGRCERAGVRAIDGSAAGIGARSSATAVRLREGGTVEARIVVDATGHRPALLPRQERPAQAYQTAVGFTLEADAHPFASDEAVLMDWRDGHLPAEERGGFPTFLYAFPLGDGRIFVEETALAARPALPLALLEARLWRRLEGSGVRVRRVVDREEVWIPMGGALPNRHARVVGFGAAGGFVHPATGYSLARSFAAAPVLADAVAGALGTSGATPETATAAAWDAIWPADRRRRFALFRFGMEQLVRMNGTAAREFFDTFFALPDADWRGYLGDTLTAREVSGVMARLFTHATGGTRRRLALGTLGPGGRELAASLLQSAVRAG
- a CDS encoding polyprenyl synthetase family protein; this translates as MSARAILERPARRPRPLPLSRALSSDDGLMEVEQMMLELAGDPRTDLAALMVSEHLATGGKRLRARLALAALEVLGGERGRGAGWAAACELLHNATLIHDDLQDGDTTRRGRPTTWQRFGAAQAVNAGDLLLMLPFLAVERIPAPAEHRLALSTAVARHATVTARGQTAEIALATAIDIGWDAYRAAVEGKTGALFQLPVEGAAILAGHTPDEARALAGGFRGLGVLFQLQDDVLDLYGEKGRGAPGSDLREGKVSALVVEHVALHPGDAPWLRTLLALPRDLTPDDDVRRATDRFRTAGALRAVLGRIRHEALAVVSAPGLKRAPALRDLAWELARVALEPIAHLDASDGLKPVASREA